The Pseudomonas azadiae genome contains a region encoding:
- a CDS encoding retron system putative HNH endonuclease yields MRKITKGNEPAALTKWKRTYPNGRYSDLTPEERTCIRRACIEEQHGLCAYCCHEITPDSAHNEHVEARETAPHRSLDFANIVASCNRSKQCGRAHAHQVLPLTSLMDECETELKFYLSGRVEGLSARAVTSIQVLNLGDSRENNRALFGARKSILDALLYNSGMEGDDLEVADIDLLTALKEELEQPDANNRLKPFAPVLVNVIRQLSA; encoded by the coding sequence GTGCGTAAGATCACCAAAGGAAATGAACCGGCAGCCCTGACAAAATGGAAGCGCACGTACCCGAATGGCCGCTACTCAGATTTGACCCCGGAAGAAAGGACATGCATTCGCCGCGCCTGTATCGAAGAGCAACATGGCTTGTGCGCGTATTGCTGCCACGAAATAACACCCGACAGCGCCCACAATGAACACGTTGAGGCCAGAGAAACCGCCCCACATCGTTCGTTGGATTTTGCCAACATCGTCGCGAGCTGCAACCGCAGCAAACAATGCGGCAGAGCGCACGCCCATCAGGTTTTGCCGCTGACATCCTTAATGGATGAATGCGAAACAGAACTGAAATTTTATCTCTCCGGCCGTGTGGAGGGGCTGAGCGCTAGAGCCGTGACCTCCATCCAGGTCCTGAACCTTGGAGACTCTCGCGAAAACAATCGCGCTCTGTTCGGCGCTAGAAAGTCGATTCTGGACGCGCTGCTCTACAACAGCGGAATGGAAGGCGATGACCTTGAAGTAGCTGACATCGACTTATTAACGGCATTGAAGGAAGAACTGGAACAGCCCGACGCCAACAACCGCCTGAAACCCTTCGCCCCCGTGCTGGTGAATGTGATTCGCCAGTTAAGCGCCTGA
- a CDS encoding LysR family transcriptional regulator, translating into MDTLQNMRAFSCVAEAGSFTAAAVQLDTTTANVSRAVSNLEAHLQTRLLNRTTRRIALTEAGKRYLLRCEQILAYVEEAEAEASDAHARPAGQLKVHTMTGIGQHFVIDAIARYRRTHPDVTFDLTLANRVPDLLDEGYDVSIVLASELPDSGFVSQRLGITYSIACASPDYVKAKGCAHRPHDLLNHACLRLVSPVIQLDKWTFNGPEGQESVAINTSPFLVNSADAMKTAITSGMGIGLLPVYAAIEGLRNGTLVRVMPNYRSQELNLYAIYPSRQYLDAKIKTWVEYLRGSLPEILAAHQAELVAYELSGSLSGARLAN; encoded by the coding sequence ATGGACACTTTGCAAAACATGCGCGCCTTCAGTTGCGTGGCCGAAGCCGGCAGCTTCACCGCGGCCGCGGTGCAACTGGATACCACCACAGCCAATGTGTCGCGCGCGGTCTCCAACCTTGAGGCCCATCTGCAAACCCGCTTGCTTAACCGCACCACCCGGCGCATTGCCCTGACCGAGGCCGGCAAGCGCTATTTGCTGCGCTGCGAGCAGATCCTGGCCTATGTCGAGGAAGCCGAGGCCGAAGCCAGCGACGCCCATGCGCGCCCCGCCGGGCAGCTGAAAGTGCACACCATGACCGGCATCGGCCAGCATTTCGTCATCGACGCCATCGCCCGTTACCGCCGCACCCACCCGGACGTGACCTTCGACCTGACCCTGGCCAACCGTGTGCCGGACTTGCTCGATGAGGGCTATGACGTGTCCATCGTGCTGGCCAGCGAGCTGCCGGACTCGGGTTTCGTGTCCCAGCGCCTGGGCATTACCTACAGCATCGCCTGTGCCTCGCCGGATTACGTCAAGGCCAAGGGCTGTGCCCATCGCCCCCATGACCTGCTCAACCACGCTTGCCTGCGCCTGGTCAGCCCGGTGATCCAGTTGGACAAGTGGACCTTCAACGGCCCCGAAGGCCAGGAAAGCGTGGCCATCAACACGTCCCCCTTCCTGGTGAACTCGGCCGATGCGATGAAAACCGCGATCACCAGCGGCATGGGCATCGGCCTGCTGCCGGTGTACGCGGCCATCGAGGGGCTGCGCAACGGTACCCTGGTGCGGGTCATGCCCAACTACCGCTCCCAGGAGTTGAACCTGTACGCCATCTACCCGTCACGCCAGTACCTGGATGCCAAGATCAAGACCTGGGTGGAATACCTGCGCGGTTCGTTGCCGGAGATTCTGGCAGCGCACCAGGCGGAGTTGGTGGCGTATGAATTGAGTGGCAGCCTGAGCGGCGCTCGCCTGGCGAACTGA
- a CDS encoding DUF4440 domain-containing protein — protein sequence MIDYNDFFEEVIQTHVEIEQWFAGVAPEGTLQNLLARFSPEFSMVAPATGTRVNAAGVNALFTRLGGMRPGLKITLSEMAGIDRHARGATVTYREQQIDDSGTQTDRRATVVFEKQASGALLWRHLHETFIKA from the coding sequence ATGATCGACTACAACGACTTTTTCGAAGAAGTGATCCAGACCCACGTCGAGATCGAGCAATGGTTTGCGGGCGTTGCGCCTGAGGGCACCCTGCAAAATTTGCTGGCTCGCTTCTCGCCTGAATTCAGCATGGTTGCCCCCGCCACCGGCACGCGGGTAAATGCGGCCGGGGTCAATGCGCTGTTCACGCGCCTGGGCGGGATGCGGCCGGGGTTGAAAATCACCTTGAGCGAGATGGCGGGGATTGATCGCCATGCACGCGGCGCCACCGTGACCTACCGCGAGCAGCAGATTGATGACAGCGGCACGCAGACCGATCGCCGCGCCACGGTGGTCTTCGAAAAACAAGCCAGTGGCGCGCTGCTGTGGCGCCATTTGCATGAGACCTTTATCAAGGCCTGA
- a CDS encoding multidrug transporter yields the protein MFFGVLLIITWLILLLRYPAKALPVSLAAAVGLGFVAIWMVWLDNREASQLARLELRITYAPQECPADRPLKLTLNNGNDVPLTELRWRVAAYAPGDTVNLADNVYAAPRYRGPGELQAGATWDDCLPTPPLRPGYRPQTLEFRAEHLQGSFSD from the coding sequence ATGTTCTTCGGCGTTCTACTGATCATCACCTGGCTGATCCTGCTGCTGCGCTATCCCGCCAAGGCCTTGCCGGTATCTCTCGCCGCCGCTGTCGGCCTGGGCTTCGTAGCGATCTGGATGGTATGGCTGGATAACCGTGAAGCGTCCCAATTGGCGCGCCTTGAGCTGCGCATCACCTACGCGCCACAGGAATGCCCCGCCGACCGCCCGCTCAAGCTGACCCTCAACAACGGCAACGACGTACCGCTGACCGAACTGCGCTGGCGCGTCGCCGCCTATGCACCGGGTGACACCGTCAACCTCGCCGACAACGTCTATGCTGCTCCACGCTATCGCGGCCCCGGCGAGTTGCAGGCCGGCGCCACTTGGGACGATTGCCTGCCCACCCCGCCGCTGCGCCCCGGCTACCGGCCGCAAACCCTGGAATTTCGTGCCGAGCACCTGCAAGGCAGTTTCTCGGACTGA
- a CDS encoding DUF1656 domain-containing protein, translated as MPREIAFHGLYMPTMTLMFLIAAVLAWALDRFVAGFDLYRFFWHPALLRLSLFVCLFGALALTVYR; from the coding sequence ATGCCTCGTGAAATCGCATTCCACGGCCTGTACATGCCGACCATGACCCTGATGTTCCTGATCGCCGCCGTGCTGGCCTGGGCGCTCGACCGCTTCGTGGCCGGGTTCGACCTGTACCGGTTTTTCTGGCATCCGGCGCTGCTGCGCCTGAGCCTGTTCGTTTGCCTGTTCGGCGCCCTGGCGCTGACCGTCTACCGTTGA
- a CDS encoding efflux RND transporter periplasmic adaptor subunit, producing the protein MKKFFSLLATLLVLALAIWIGRTLWVHYMQTPWTRDGRVRADIINVAADVTGEVVEVPVRDNQLVKKGDLLMQIDPEHYRIAVKQAQSLVASRKATWEMRKVNAHRRADLDALVISKENRDDASNIADSALADYQHALAQLEAAELNLKRTQVLAAVDGYVTNLNVHRGDYARIGEAKMAVVDMNSFWVYGFFEETKLPHVKVGDKADMQLMSGETLRGHVESISRGIYDRDNPESRELIADVNPTFNWVRLAQRVPVRIHIDEVPEGVLLAAGITCTVIVNQTQN; encoded by the coding sequence ATGAAAAAGTTTTTCAGCCTGCTCGCCACCTTGCTGGTATTGGCTTTGGCGATCTGGATTGGCCGCACGTTGTGGGTGCACTACATGCAAACGCCGTGGACCCGCGACGGCCGTGTACGGGCCGATATCATCAACGTCGCCGCCGACGTTACCGGTGAAGTGGTCGAGGTGCCGGTGCGCGACAACCAGCTTGTCAAAAAAGGCGACCTGCTGATGCAGATCGACCCCGAGCACTACCGCATCGCCGTCAAACAGGCGCAATCGCTGGTCGCCTCGCGCAAAGCCACCTGGGAAATGCGCAAGGTCAACGCGCACCGCCGCGCCGACCTCGACGCCCTGGTCATTTCCAAGGAAAACCGCGACGACGCCAGCAACATCGCCGACTCGGCGCTCGCCGATTACCAACACGCCTTGGCACAACTGGAAGCTGCCGAGCTCAACCTGAAACGCACCCAGGTCTTGGCGGCGGTGGACGGCTACGTCACCAACCTCAACGTGCACCGCGGCGACTACGCACGCATCGGCGAAGCCAAGATGGCCGTGGTCGACATGAACTCGTTCTGGGTCTACGGCTTCTTCGAAGAAACCAAACTGCCCCATGTGAAAGTCGGTGACAAAGCCGATATGCAACTCATGAGTGGCGAGACCTTGAGGGGCCACGTGGAAAGCATCTCGCGCGGCATCTACGACCGTGACAACCCTGAAAGCCGCGAGCTGATCGCCGATGTGAACCCGACGTTCAATTGGGTACGCCTGGCCCAGCGGGTGCCGGTGCGGATTCACATTGATGAAGTGCCGGAGGGCGTACTGTTGGCGGCGGGGATTACCTGCACCGTTATCGTGAACCAAACACAAAACTAA
- a CDS encoding SDR family oxidoreductase has protein sequence MPNVLITGCSSGIGRALADAFKSAGFNVWASARRPEDVAALAGAGFNALELDVNDSAALQRLAEQLGELDVLVNNAGYGAMGPLLDGGTEAMQRQFETNVFSIVGMTQALFPALRRSKGLVVNIGSVSGVLVTPFAGAYCASKAAVHALSDALRMELAPFGVRVMEVQPGAIDTSFAKTAGAQAEQLINEKSPWWPLRDGIRARSQASQDKPTPANEFAADVLKAVQQPKPPRLLRSGNGSRALPLMAALVPKGLLEKVLNKRFGLSGVL, from the coding sequence ATGCCCAATGTACTCATCACCGGTTGCTCCAGCGGCATTGGCCGCGCCCTGGCGGACGCCTTCAAATCCGCCGGATTCAACGTGTGGGCCAGCGCCCGCCGCCCGGAAGACGTCGCCGCCCTGGCCGGCGCCGGCTTCAATGCGCTCGAACTGGACGTCAACGACAGTGCCGCCTTGCAGCGCCTGGCCGAGCAATTGGGAGAGTTGGATGTGCTGGTCAACAACGCCGGCTACGGCGCCATGGGCCCGCTGCTCGATGGCGGCACCGAGGCGATGCAGCGCCAGTTCGAGACCAATGTGTTCTCTATCGTCGGCATGACCCAGGCGCTGTTCCCGGCCCTGCGTCGCAGCAAAGGCCTGGTGGTGAATATCGGCAGTGTTTCCGGCGTATTGGTCACACCGTTTGCCGGCGCCTACTGCGCCTCGAAAGCGGCCGTGCATGCCTTGAGCGATGCACTGCGCATGGAACTGGCACCGTTCGGCGTGCGGGTGATGGAAGTTCAGCCCGGCGCCATTGATACAAGCTTTGCAAAAACCGCCGGCGCCCAAGCCGAGCAGTTGATCAACGAAAAATCCCCCTGGTGGCCGTTGCGCGACGGCATCCGTGCACGCAGCCAGGCTTCCCAGGACAAGCCGACCCCGGCCAACGAATTTGCGGCGGATGTGCTCAAGGCCGTGCAACAACCAAAACCGCCGCGCCTGCTGCGTTCGGGCAATGGCAGCCGAGCGTTGCCGTTGATGGCGGCGTTAGTGCCCAAAGGGTTATTGGAGAAGGTGTTGAACAAACGCTTTGGGTTGAGCGGTGTGTTGTAA
- a CDS encoding NAD synthetase, whose product MPSDFLRNGVPDAHTTTRQRLTSLLNLPKLYRTIDADPALVGAGVVHIGSDYQMTVLREFVPLCSIKPKRVILREVTGPMMAADDYAQWVANSPRESHLWREAAGMALACSGAVIGIIVAKAGIASAPLSAGSSLAVTYIAYTAAAASALQCGNGLWRTYKELTDPAENDYYDSLGWYQAMSAALDGISLVGAGSSTFMTVKTVMTTKNTTGRTLTDILRRMSRQERAKLTNEVLRLQNSRHPREMIRLKQLAGTLPKRFSNVQLRQDLLIQLADQVGAALAVTGSGLSGNINSVVIGIYEEFVSHEQ is encoded by the coding sequence ATGCCCAGCGACTTCCTACGAAACGGTGTGCCGGATGCCCACACCACGACCCGCCAGCGACTGACCAGCCTGCTGAATCTGCCCAAGCTCTATCGAACCATTGACGCCGACCCGGCCCTTGTCGGAGCGGGTGTGGTGCATATCGGCAGTGATTATCAGATGACGGTGCTACGGGAGTTTGTGCCGCTGTGCAGTATCAAACCCAAGCGGGTGATTCTGCGGGAGGTCACAGGACCGATGATGGCTGCCGATGATTATGCGCAATGGGTGGCAAACTCGCCGCGCGAGTCGCATCTATGGCGCGAGGCGGCGGGGATGGCCCTGGCATGCAGTGGAGCCGTGATAGGCATTATCGTTGCCAAGGCAGGCATCGCTTCAGCGCCGCTTAGTGCAGGCTCCAGCCTTGCAGTTACTTACATTGCTTATACAGCGGCAGCCGCCAGTGCTTTGCAATGTGGTAACGGCTTATGGCGAACCTACAAAGAACTGACCGACCCGGCTGAAAACGATTATTACGACAGCCTTGGTTGGTATCAGGCGATGAGCGCAGCCTTGGATGGCATTTCGCTGGTGGGGGCAGGCAGCTCGACGTTCATGACGGTAAAGACCGTCATGACGACCAAAAATACGACAGGCCGCACCCTGACCGACATCTTGAGACGCATGAGCCGCCAAGAACGCGCAAAACTGACAAACGAAGTTCTGCGTTTGCAGAACTCTCGTCATCCTCGCGAAATGATCCGATTAAAGCAGTTGGCAGGAACACTCCCCAAGCGCTTCAGCAATGTCCAATTACGTCAGGACCTCCTCATTCAGTTAGCCGATCAAGTGGGCGCCGCTCTGGCGGTCACTGGCAGCGGCCTGTCCGGAAACATCAATTCTGTCGTTATTGGGATTTACGAGGAGTTCGTCAGCCATGAACAGTGA
- a CDS encoding efflux transporter outer membrane subunit gives MPRRINRELKALSVWALSLAISGCIGTGGIAPHGQSLNANNLATDEAIQSAAKDAHWPAAQWWQAYGDPQLDRWVDLATQGSPSMAMAAARVREARAMAGIAESAESLQLNSDTTLKRHNWPKDQFYGPGELSGANTWDNNASLGLSYALDLWGRESNASERAVDLAHMSAAQARQAQLELQNNVVRAYIQLSLHYANRDIVAATLAQQQQMLDLANKRLNAGIGTHFDVSQAETPLPETHRQLDALDEEIALSRNQLAALAGKGPGEGAQLQRPTLSLAAPLTLPSILPAQLLGQRPDVVASRWQVAAQARGIDVAHAGFYPNVDLVGSLGYVATGGGMLEFLAGKKFNYNVGPAITLPIFDGGRLRAQLGEASAGYDIAVARYNQTLVNALKGISDQLIRRESMDKQSSFAAQSVASARKTYDIAMIAYQRGLTDYLNVLNAQTLLFRQQQIEQQVQAARLTTHAELVTALGGGIKAGDDVPPDTKTLPSKTPTALAVFDH, from the coding sequence GTGCCGCGTCGCATCAACAGAGAGTTGAAGGCTCTCAGTGTTTGGGCTTTATCGTTAGCAATCAGCGGCTGCATCGGAACCGGAGGAATCGCCCCCCATGGCCAGTCCCTCAACGCCAACAACCTGGCCACCGACGAAGCGATCCAGAGTGCCGCCAAGGATGCTCATTGGCCCGCCGCGCAATGGTGGCAGGCCTACGGCGACCCTCAACTCGACCGCTGGGTCGACCTCGCCACTCAAGGCAGCCCGAGCATGGCCATGGCTGCCGCACGCGTACGTGAAGCACGGGCGATGGCCGGGATTGCCGAGTCGGCCGAGTCGTTGCAGCTCAACAGCGACACCACCCTCAAGCGCCACAACTGGCCGAAGGATCAGTTCTACGGTCCCGGTGAATTGAGTGGCGCCAACACCTGGGACAACAATGCGTCCCTCGGCCTGAGCTATGCCCTCGACCTGTGGGGCCGCGAAAGCAATGCCTCCGAGCGTGCCGTCGACCTGGCGCATATGAGCGCCGCGCAAGCGCGCCAGGCCCAGCTCGAACTGCAAAATAACGTAGTGCGCGCCTATATCCAGCTGTCCTTGCATTACGCCAACCGCGATATCGTCGCGGCCACCCTGGCGCAACAGCAGCAGATGCTCGACCTGGCCAACAAACGCCTGAACGCCGGGATCGGCACGCACTTCGACGTCAGCCAGGCTGAAACCCCGCTGCCGGAAACCCATCGCCAACTGGACGCCCTGGACGAAGAAATCGCCTTGAGCCGTAACCAGCTGGCGGCGTTGGCGGGCAAAGGTCCGGGGGAGGGCGCGCAATTGCAACGCCCGACACTGTCATTGGCCGCACCGCTGACATTACCGTCAATCCTGCCCGCGCAATTGCTCGGCCAACGCCCGGATGTGGTCGCCAGCCGCTGGCAGGTTGCGGCCCAGGCGCGTGGCATCGATGTGGCCCACGCAGGCTTTTATCCAAACGTGGACCTGGTCGGCAGCCTCGGCTACGTGGCCACCGGCGGCGGCATGCTTGAGTTTTTGGCGGGCAAGAAATTCAACTACAACGTTGGCCCGGCGATCACCTTGCCGATCTTCGACGGCGGTCGCTTGCGTGCGCAACTGGGTGAAGCCAGCGCCGGTTATGACATCGCGGTGGCGCGCTATAACCAAACCCTGGTGAATGCGCTCAAAGGCATCAGCGATCAATTGATCCGTCGCGAATCGATGGATAAGCAATCCTCTTTCGCCGCGCAATCGGTCGCCTCGGCGCGCAAGACCTACGACATCGCAATGATCGCCTACCAGCGCGGCCTCACCGACTACCTCAATGTGCTAAACGCCCAGACCTTGTTGTTCCGCCAGCAGCAGATCGAGCAGCAAGTACAGGCCGCACGCCTGACCACCCACGCTGAACTGGTGACCGCTCTTGGCGGCGGCATCAAAGCCGGTGACGACGTACCGCCAGATACCAAGACCCTCCCGAGCAAGACCCCGACGGCGCTGGCCGTGTTTGATCACTGA
- a CDS encoding AAA family ATPase, producing MEIRKIRLNNVGRFTDLEVAFAPTEKHASKVTVFVGNNGAGKTTILKSLATSLSWLVGRIKTDNGSGSPIAEDIVNNSTSSSSIDIFVRSTGHPTEDKSEGFRWTLSRTRKGHPSKATSNLADVTKLADYFRLHIAIVDEKASVPIIAFYPVERSVLDIPLNIKKSGKPSDQLDGYDYSLSGRVDFSHFFEWFREREDSENEKGIPLSVMENLAKTVTPAQNHILSELTAVYLASRDPQLNAVRNAINAFMPDFNNLRVQRQPHLHMAVDKAGRTLNVNQLSQGEKTLMALIGDIARRLALMNPSLSNPLLGKGVVMIDEVDLHLHPQWQRRLIHQLTATFPHCQFILTTHSPLVISDTKDVLCYVLDDGELEERNGLYGLDANQVLLSVMDTDVRNSEVQARLDKLLELLQDKKLKAAKALFEELSADLPPGHIELTKAALLIRKLELRSA from the coding sequence ATGGAAATTAGAAAAATTCGACTGAACAACGTCGGTCGTTTTACCGACTTGGAAGTCGCCTTTGCGCCTACCGAAAAGCATGCATCGAAGGTGACGGTGTTTGTGGGAAATAATGGGGCGGGGAAGACGACGATTTTGAAGTCGTTGGCGACTTCACTCAGTTGGCTTGTCGGAAGAATTAAAACGGATAACGGAAGTGGAAGCCCGATAGCCGAGGACATTGTAAATAACAGCACATCCTCTTCTTCTATCGACATATTTGTACGCTCGACCGGCCACCCTACCGAAGACAAATCAGAAGGTTTTCGCTGGACGCTTTCTCGCACTCGAAAAGGGCACCCATCCAAGGCAACTAGCAACCTTGCTGACGTCACAAAGTTAGCCGATTATTTTCGCTTGCATATCGCCATCGTTGATGAAAAGGCATCCGTTCCGATCATTGCTTTTTATCCAGTAGAGCGATCAGTGCTGGATATCCCCTTAAACATCAAGAAGTCTGGAAAACCATCTGACCAATTGGATGGCTACGATTATTCGTTAAGTGGGCGTGTGGACTTCAGTCACTTTTTTGAATGGTTTAGAGAGCGGGAAGATAGCGAGAACGAAAAAGGCATTCCGCTTTCGGTAATGGAAAATCTCGCGAAAACGGTTACGCCTGCACAAAACCATATTTTGTCCGAATTGACTGCTGTATATCTTGCTTCTCGCGACCCTCAGCTCAATGCAGTAAGAAATGCCATTAACGCATTTATGCCCGATTTTAATAATCTCCGAGTCCAGCGCCAACCACACCTGCATATGGCAGTAGATAAAGCAGGAAGGACGCTGAATGTTAACCAGCTGTCTCAGGGCGAAAAAACGTTGATGGCTCTGATTGGAGACATAGCCCGCCGTCTTGCGCTAATGAATCCTTCATTGAGCAATCCGTTACTTGGCAAAGGTGTAGTCATGATTGACGAGGTCGATCTGCACTTGCACCCGCAGTGGCAACGTCGCCTAATCCACCAACTGACCGCTACCTTCCCCCACTGCCAATTTATCCTGACCACCCACTCCCCCCTGGTAATCAGCGATACCAAAGACGTCCTGTGCTACGTGCTGGACGACGGCGAACTGGAAGAACGCAACGGCTTATACGGTCTCGACGCAAACCAGGTACTGCTCAGCGTCATGGACACGGACGTGCGCAACAGTGAAGTTCAAGCACGCCTGGATAAATTATTGGAGCTGCTGCAAGACAAAAAATTGAAAGCAGCTAAAGCCCTCTTCGAAGAGCTGTCCGCAGACCTGCCGCCCGGCCATATCGAACTGACCAAAGCCGCCCTTCTGATTCGCAAGCTGGAGTTGCGCAGTGCGTAA
- a CDS encoding FUSC family protein: MTPLPAPLRWLYALEWRRGFFDWARSDGVTWVYIFKVLIAAFLTLWLAMRLELPQPRTAMITVFIVMQPQSGQVFAKSFYRFLGTLAGSAVMVVLIALFAQNTELFLGALAIWVGVCTAGATRNRNFRAYGFVLAGYTAAMVGLPALAHPDGAFMAAVWRVLEISLGILCATLVSAAILPQTTSAAMRNALYQRFGVFALFVTDGLRGRSQPEAFEASNVRFIAEAVGLEGLRSITVFEDPHMRRRNGRLSRLNSEFMSITTRFNALHQLLERLRKDEADHVVAAIKPGLQDLAEVLDGFSGRALTSPDAARLVDLLSAYKDGLPAKVRSLRATFQEASPSEAEQLDFHTAYELLYRFVDDLHNYAQTHASLAEHRHAREQWDETFIPKTNWLACAASGIRASFILIVLGSYWVATAWPSGATMTLIAAATVGLSAATPNPKRMAFQMACGTLIGALVGFVEMFFVFPWIDGFPLLCVMLAPVIVFGAFLASRPQYAGVGVGLLIFFSTGSVPDNLTVYNPYTFINDYIAMVIGMLVCAAAGAIILPPNSRWLWRRLEQDLREQVVYAISGKLKGLASSFESRTRDLLHQAYGLAVGQPRVQRDLLRWMFVVLEVGHAIIELRKEQAILPVHPAYAESQPWRQAIRVMGRSLVRLFLQPSASNLERGLIAVDHAISRVQATDEPFAPHFDTSALRRVKSYLHFIRTSLLDPQSPLAALKGIPNAS; the protein is encoded by the coding sequence ATGACTCCCTTGCCTGCACCGCTGCGCTGGTTGTATGCCCTTGAATGGCGCCGTGGTTTTTTCGATTGGGCGCGCAGTGACGGCGTGACCTGGGTGTATATCTTCAAGGTGCTGATCGCGGCGTTCCTCACGCTGTGGTTGGCGATGCGCCTGGAATTGCCGCAACCGCGCACGGCGATGATCACGGTATTTATCGTGATGCAGCCGCAGAGCGGCCAGGTATTCGCCAAGAGTTTCTATCGCTTCCTCGGCACCCTGGCAGGGTCGGCGGTAATGGTGGTGCTGATCGCCTTGTTTGCCCAGAACACGGAATTGTTCCTCGGTGCGCTGGCAATCTGGGTGGGCGTCTGCACGGCGGGTGCGACACGCAATCGCAACTTTCGCGCCTACGGTTTCGTGCTGGCCGGCTACACGGCGGCAATGGTCGGCCTGCCCGCGCTTGCCCATCCGGATGGCGCCTTTATGGCGGCGGTATGGCGGGTGCTGGAAATTTCCCTGGGGATTTTGTGCGCCACGCTGGTCAGCGCGGCGATCCTGCCGCAAACCACCAGCGCGGCCATGCGCAATGCCTTGTACCAGCGTTTCGGCGTGTTCGCGCTGTTTGTCACCGATGGCCTGCGCGGGCGCAGCCAACCTGAAGCGTTCGAGGCCAGCAACGTGCGCTTTATCGCCGAAGCCGTGGGCCTGGAAGGGCTGCGCAGCATCACCGTGTTTGAAGACCCGCACATGCGCCGGCGCAACGGCAGGCTCAGCCGCCTCAACAGCGAGTTCATGAGCATCACCACGCGCTTCAATGCCTTGCACCAGTTGCTTGAACGACTGCGCAAGGATGAAGCGGACCATGTGGTCGCGGCAATCAAACCCGGCCTGCAGGACCTTGCCGAAGTGCTCGATGGTTTCTCGGGCCGCGCGCTCACCAGCCCTGATGCGGCGCGCCTGGTCGACCTATTGAGTGCCTATAAGGACGGCCTGCCCGCCAAGGTCCGCAGCCTGCGCGCCACTTTCCAGGAAGCGAGTCCCAGCGAAGCCGAGCAGTTGGATTTCCACACCGCCTACGAGCTGCTCTATCGCTTCGTCGACGATCTGCACAACTATGCGCAAACCCACGCTTCGCTCGCTGAACACCGCCATGCGCGCGAGCAATGGGACGAAACCTTTATCCCGAAAACCAACTGGCTGGCTTGCGCCGCGTCCGGCATCCGCGCGTCATTTATCCTGATCGTACTGGGCAGTTATTGGGTGGCCACCGCCTGGCCGAGCGGCGCAACCATGACCCTGATCGCCGCGGCCACCGTCGGCCTCTCCGCCGCCACACCGAACCCCAAGCGCATGGCGTTCCAGATGGCGTGCGGCACCTTGATCGGTGCGTTGGTGGGCTTTGTCGAGATGTTTTTCGTGTTCCCCTGGATCGATGGCTTCCCACTGCTGTGCGTGATGCTCGCGCCGGTGATCGTCTTTGGCGCCTTCCTCGCGTCACGCCCGCAGTACGCCGGTGTCGGCGTCGGCTTGCTGATCTTCTTCAGCACCGGATCAGTGCCGGACAACCTGACGGTCTACAACCCCTACACCTTCATCAACGACTACATCGCCATGGTGATCGGCATGCTGGTGTGCGCCGCGGCGGGGGCGATCATCCTGCCGCCCAACAGCCGCTGGCTCTGGCGGCGGCTGGAGCAGGACCTGCGCGAGCAAGTGGTGTACGCCATCAGCGGCAAGCTCAAGGGGTTGGCGTCGAGTTTCGAAAGCCGTACCCGCGATCTGTTGCACCAGGCGTACGGCCTTGCGGTTGGCCAGCCGCGGGTACAGCGCGACCTGCTGCGCTGGATGTTCGTGGTGCTGGAGGTCGGCCACGCGATCATTGAACTGCGCAAGGAACAGGCGATTCTACCGGTGCACCCGGCGTATGCCGAATCCCAGCCATGGCGCCAGGCGATCCGCGTCATGGGGCGCTCGCTGGTGCGGCTGTTCCTGCAGCCCAGCGCGAGCAATCTGGAGCGCGGCCTGATCGCTGTCGACCATGCGATCAGCCGCGTGCAGGCCACCGACGAACCCTTCGCCCCGCACTTCGACACCTCGGCCCTGCGGCGGGTGAAAAGCTACCTGCACTTTATCCGCACCTCGTTGCTGGACCCGCAATCACCGCTGGCGGCCCTCAAAGGAATCCCGAATGCCTCGTGA